The following proteins are encoded in a genomic region of Drosophila willistoni isolate 14030-0811.24 chromosome 3R, UCI_dwil_1.1, whole genome shotgun sequence:
- the LOC6647230 gene encoding uncharacterized protein LOC6647230 isoform X2, producing MKMSLFRKPKKIQRRVFSSNVDEDEDETAAIADSDCVASTEDYRADGVPSNRREKERSRNKTKNQEDKPKALLSFADDEDDGDVFQVRKSSHSKKVMRMLDKERRKKKREERTGGGVIGGPSGDGQQQQENGSTHHAQHLESSGDSVKVLGSSSAASANSSSSRYNKSKKSDNDMIQTEIRTDDFVVSWLSRNRKHQKPF from the exons atgaaaatgtcGTTATTTCGGAAGCCCAAGAAAATACAGCGGCGAGTGTTCTCTAGCAATGTCGACGAAGACGAGGATGAAACCGCAGCCATTGCGGACTCGGATTGTGTTGc cTCAACCGAAGATTATAGAGCCGACGGCGTTCCATCCAACAGACGCGAAAAGGAGAGATCAAGGAACAAAACGAAGAACCAAGAGGATAAGCCGAAGGCTTTGTTAAGTTTTGCAGACGATG AAGACGATGGTGATGTGTTTCAGGTGCGAAAATCATCCCATAGCAAAAAGGTGATGCGTATGCTGGATAAGGAGCGGCGGAAGAAGAAGCGCGAGGAACGCACTGGTGGAGGAGTGATTGGTGGTCCGAGTGGTGAcgggcaacagcagcaggaaaaTGGTAGTACACATCATGCTCAACATTTAGAGTCGTCCGGGGACAGTGTCAAAGTTTTGGGTTCTTCTTCGGCGGCGTCTGCAAATTCTTCCTCTAGTAGATATAATAAGAGTAAAAAAAGTGATAATGATATGATCCAAACCGAAATACGCACAGACGACTTTGTGGTAAg TTGGTTGTCAAGAAATCGGA